CGCCGGTTGGCCTCGAACCAACCACCTGCGCCTTACGAGGACGCTGCTCTGCCTGATGAGCTACGGCGGCGTGGACCCGGCGGCCGGGCTCGAACCGGCGGCCCTCCGCTACAAGGCGGACGCTCGGTCCATCTGAGCTACGCCGGCGTGGTGCCCTCGGCGCGATTCGAACGCGCACTGTCGGCCTCCTCAAGACCGCGCCTCCTGCCGTTGGGCTACGAGGGCATTGCGCTCCGAGAGGAGGGCTCGAACCTCCAGCCTTCCGATGCAGAATCGGACGTGCTGCCAGATTGCACCATCTCGGAATGGGCCGGCGAGCCGCGGTCTCGCCGGCGGGGAGGGTCGACGCTGCACGGTGCTCGACCAGGTGGAGACCTGCGGCCGGAGCAGCAGGTCCATGCCGGCCTCGGCGAGGGTGAGGTCCGCCTTGCGCTAGTTGCACGAGTAGCACGCGCTGACGGTGTTCTTCCAGGTGTTACGCCCGCCGCGGGAGCGGGGCTGGATGTGGTCGACGGTCGTGGCCGGGGCCAGGCGGTAGCCGCAATGGTGGCCGTCGCGCCGGAGCACGCCGGACTTGGACCAGCTGGGCCGCTCGTCCTCGTGGATCTCGGCGACCTGGCGTATGAGCCTCCTGCCTTTGGGCTACCGAGGCGAGAACCGCAGGTTGCGGCGTCGAGTACCGGATCGACCTGACCGAGAAGAGCCGGAGCAGCTTCGAGGAGCATCTCGCCCCGTTCGTTGATGCCGCCCGCAGGGCCTGGCAGGGGGCAGGCCCTGCGGCCCCTGGGGCGATGAAGTCCCAGAACGCCGAGCGGGACCGTCGACGGATCATCCGGGAGTGGTGGACGAAGAACGAGAAGCTCGTCGGCCAGAAGGCCACCGAGCGCGGACGCATCCCCGCCACCGTGATCGACGCGTACCGGCAGCACGAGACGCTGGTCAGTCCTGCCACGAGCAGGTCATCCGGCGTGATTCCAGCGGCGACGGGCTCCGCGCCTGGGGTGTGAGCTCCGGGAGCAGGAATCGAACCTACGTTTGTACCGGGATTCAAAGTCCCGTCGCCCCTGCCAGCAGAGCAGCCCGGAATGGTTGAGCGGTCGGCGGGCACCGACCCCGCTTCTTCGGTTTGGAAGACCGACGTGTCCGCCGAGTTCACCACGACCGCATGGCATTTTCCTGCGTAGGCCGTACGGGATTCGAACCCGCAACCTTCTGGCTGAGAACCAGGTGAGCTGCCAATTGCTCCAACGGCCCATGGAGCCGACGGGGGCTGGGTTGTGCGCCCGGGCACTTCCCCCGCCAACGTGCTCTCCCCCGACTTGAACGGAGCCCTCGGGGACTTCACTCCTGTGCGCTACCAGTTACGCGAAGAGGGCATTGGTACGTGGAGAAGAGGGGACTCGAACCCCTGGCCTCCGCCCTGCCGAGGCGGCGCTCTCCCATCTGAGCTACCTCCCCATGGTCCGGGACCGGGGTGTCGAACCCCGTGTCTCCTGCTCCCAAAGCAGGCGGGTTGCCGTCTCCCTCGTCCCGGAGGGTCTTGCCCCCGGCCGGCCCGTGTGGGCGCCGGCCGGGGTCTTGCTATGCCATCCACTGTGGAGTTGAGAATTTGCAACGTCGCCGGCCGCGGCCAGGACGAAAAGCAGGGGCGACAGGACTTGAACCTGCAACCTTCGGTTTTGGAGACCGGTGCTCTACCAGTTGAGCTGCGCCCCTTGGAACTTGTACGAGTAACGAAAAAGCCGCCCTATCCCTGTCGGGGTGGGCGGCTTCGCAGCTTGCGCTGACGCTATTCGCGCCGCCACCCCGGCTTCCAGTTCTGCTCGCTCGCGCACAGATCGTGGGCTCGCCCGATCGACGGCAGCACGACACCGCCGCGCGGCATGAACCGCGTGGTTTCGGTGGAGGCGTACTGCAACACGGGGAACTCCTTGGGTTGGTCCGGTTGACCTTGCTCATTAAAGGTAGGCGCGGGGTCCGACATTGGCAATGGATATTTCGAGGCACATTCATGTCCTTCGCCAGTGGCCGCCGTCAGTCGAGGTAGGCGTCCTGCGCCTGCGGCAG
The nucleotide sequence above comes from Micromonospora sp. NBC_00389. Encoded proteins:
- a CDS encoding HNH endonuclease — translated: MLRRDGHHCGYRLAPATTVDHIQPRSRGGRNTWKNTVSACYSCN
- a CDS encoding Lsr2 family DNA-binding protein, whose amino-acid sequence is MKSQNAERDRRRIIREWWTKNEKLVGQKATERGRIPATVIDAYRQHETLVSPATSRSSGVIPAATGSAPGV